Part of the Prochlorococcus marinus CUG1435 genome, GATTTTTCTTGATATCTTGATTCCATTTCATATTGGTAAGAGTCAATAACGTGAAATATATTCATAATTAATAATTTAATAAATCTTTTAATAAAACGATAATAACTTCAACCGTTTAATCTAATAAATGCTTCCGATAGGAAATCTGGTATTTTTCTTATTATTGAAAAATTTCGTTTATTTATTAAGACTAAATTGACTTCAGCAATCGTTAAGATTTCTTTTCTCTTATTAAGAAATTTTGAAATTACATTAATCCGTGGACTTTTTTCAATATAGAATTCGCTTTCTATTGTTATTTTTTCACCAAGTAATAAAGGCGATTTATATTTTATTGAAGTATTTATTAAAGGTAAATCAAAGCCTTTTTTAGTAAGTTCAAAATAACTTGTACCTACTTCAAAAAGTGCACTTATTCTGCTTTCTTCAAGCCAATTAAAATATGTGCCGTGCCACATTACTCCAGCATGGTCCGCATGTTGAGGTAAAACAATTTTTTCTATCTTCCAAACTGGTTTTGAGTTCATTTTTTATTTAAAAATAATTTTTATTCAATGAAAAAAAATTATTTTGATATTTTAGATTAATATTGTTTATTAATATAAGAATCACTAAAACTGTATTTATAAATTTATGTTTAATCGTAATAATAGAAAAAGAAAAATGAAGAAGATTTTTCAATGGGAAGAATATTTAAATTGGAAAAATATGTCAAAACAACAGAAATTAAATTTCAAGAGGGCATGCTTATTTCCATTTCTAGTATATATAGTTTATGTTTTTCTTAATCAGTACTCTTTAGCAATTCTTTTATTATTGGGTCTTTATTTTTTAATTAGATTCAAAAATAGAAATAAGTTAAGAAGATGAACATTTTTTACTTTGATATATTTAGAATTGTTTTAAAATAATTTAGTTTTTCTAAATAACTTTATTGGCATATGACAATAGTATTAGATAAATTTTTTTTATGAAAAAAATTATTTTGTTCTTATGTGTATTAGTTTTTTCAATATTTTCTAATACGAATAATTTATTAGCAAAAGAAATTGGAA contains:
- a CDS encoding acyl-CoA thioesterase encodes the protein MNSKPVWKIEKIVLPQHADHAGVMWHGTYFNWLEESRISALFEVGTSYFELTKKGFDLPLINTSIKYKSPLLLGEKITIESEFYIEKSPRINVISKFLNKRKEILTIAEVNLVLINKRNFSIIRKIPDFLSEAFIRLNG